A genomic window from Phycisphaerales bacterium includes:
- a CDS encoding amidohydrolase, with protein MPTAQTMAPSVKSILSAELPSLIELRRDLHKHPELSYQERRTSQVVQRELAALGIEFKAGLARGTGVIGYLPATQPTSRGAVGLRADMDALPIEERTGKPYASCTKGVMHACGHDGHTTILIGAARVLARLERPRPVTFIFQPAEEGGGGAEVLCNEGALAGEAHGGLGSPVETIFGLHGWPSFQLGHVASRPGPLLAATDDFVVTVKGTQSHGAYPHYGHDPIVASAQIITALQTIVSRNVGPLDSVVVSIGAINAGTADNIIPESVRFIGTMRTLSRDMRVLGKKRFYEIVENTAKAMGCAAEIQWHQGYPITANDGATTERFFEIARATLGEDRVETVDQPTMGGEDFSYYGDHAKACFFLLGLRPKGATSCPTLHQPDFDFNDEALAPGIEMMVALATKA; from the coding sequence ATGCCGACTGCCCAAACCATGGCCCCATCCGTGAAGTCCATCCTGAGCGCGGAGCTCCCCTCACTCATCGAGCTGCGGCGCGACCTGCACAAGCACCCCGAACTCTCCTACCAGGAGAGGCGGACGAGCCAGGTGGTGCAGCGCGAGCTCGCGGCGCTTGGCATCGAGTTCAAGGCGGGGCTCGCCAGGGGCACCGGTGTCATCGGCTACCTGCCCGCGACGCAGCCCACCAGCCGCGGCGCAGTCGGCCTGCGGGCCGACATGGATGCGCTGCCGATCGAGGAGCGCACCGGCAAGCCGTACGCGTCGTGCACCAAGGGCGTCATGCACGCGTGCGGGCATGACGGGCACACCACCATCCTCATCGGCGCCGCTCGCGTGCTCGCCAGGCTCGAGCGGCCGCGTCCGGTGACGTTCATCTTCCAGCCCGCGGAAGAGGGCGGCGGCGGCGCCGAGGTGCTCTGCAACGAGGGCGCCCTCGCGGGCGAAGCCCACGGCGGTCTCGGCTCACCCGTGGAGACCATCTTCGGCCTGCACGGCTGGCCCTCGTTCCAGCTCGGGCACGTGGCCAGCCGCCCCGGGCCGCTGCTGGCGGCGACCGATGACTTCGTCGTCACGGTCAAGGGCACGCAGTCGCACGGCGCGTACCCCCACTACGGGCACGACCCGATCGTCGCGTCGGCGCAGATCATCACTGCGCTCCAGACCATCGTGTCGCGCAACGTGGGACCACTCGACAGCGTCGTGGTTTCCATCGGCGCGATCAACGCCGGCACCGCGGACAACATCATCCCCGAGTCGGTCCGCTTCATCGGCACGATGCGCACCCTGAGCAGGGACATGCGCGTGCTGGGTAAGAAGCGGTTCTACGAGATCGTGGAAAACACCGCGAAGGCCATGGGCTGCGCCGCCGAAATCCAGTGGCATCAGGGCTACCCCATCACCGCCAACGACGGGGCCACGACTGAGCGCTTCTTCGAAATCGCCCGCGCGACGCTGGGCGAGGACCGCGTCGAGACCGTCGACCAGCCCACCATGGGCGGCGAGGACTTCTCGTACTACGGCGATCACGCGAAGGCGTGCTTCTTCCTGCTGGGCCTGCGGCCCAAGGGCGCAACGAGCTGCCCCACGCTGCACCAGCCGGACTTTGACTTCAACGACGAGGCCCTGGCGCCTGGGATCGAGATGATGGTGGCGCTGGCGACCAAGGCGTAG